One Micromonospora sp. WMMD812 genomic window carries:
- a CDS encoding DUF1540 domain-containing protein, producing the protein MKTLLQSPPVRECAATACSFNDKGCHAPAITVASTGDAASCATFVESSVSGGIAEVTGSVGACARSECVYNTNLACTAESITVGPGATASDCLTYQPA; encoded by the coding sequence ATGAAAACCCTGCTCCAGTCGCCCCCGGTGCGTGAATGTGCCGCCACGGCGTGCAGTTTCAACGACAAGGGCTGCCATGCTCCGGCGATCACCGTTGCCTCGACGGGTGATGCCGCGTCCTGCGCCACGTTCGTCGAGTCTTCGGTGAGCGGCGGAATCGCCGAGGTGACCGGCTCGGTGGGCGCGTGCGCGCGTTCCGAGTGTGTCTACAACACCAACCTTGCCTGCACGGCCGAATCCATCACCGTCGGCCCCGGCGCCACCGCCAGCGACTGCCTCACCTACCAGCCCGCCTGA
- a CDS encoding LLM class F420-dependent oxidoreductase codes for MKLGYTTGYWSSGPPAGVTEAIAEADRLGFDSVWAAEAYGSDCLTPLAWWGAGTSRVRLGTNIMQMSARTPTAAAMAALTLDHLSGGRFVLGLGASGPQVVEGWYGQPYPRPLARTREYIDIIRAVLARTGPVEYDGAFYQLPQRGGTGLGKPLKSTVHPLRADIPIFLAAEGPKNVALAAEIADGWLPLFFSPKADDFYRAALAEGFARPGARRSPDAFEVAATVPIVIDDDVERAADQIRPFVALYVGGMGAKSANFHRDVIARLGYERECDVITEAYLAGNKREAIAAVPTALVEDIALIGPAAKIKDELQRWRESVVTTLLVQGGPQQLRQIAELVT; via the coding sequence ATGAAGCTCGGGTACACGACCGGCTACTGGTCATCCGGCCCCCCTGCCGGCGTGACGGAGGCCATCGCGGAGGCGGACCGCCTCGGCTTCGACTCGGTCTGGGCCGCCGAGGCGTACGGGTCGGACTGTTTGACCCCGCTCGCCTGGTGGGGCGCCGGCACCTCCCGGGTGCGGCTGGGCACCAACATCATGCAGATGTCGGCCCGTACGCCGACCGCCGCCGCGATGGCGGCGCTCACCCTCGACCACCTGTCCGGCGGCCGGTTCGTCCTCGGGCTCGGCGCCTCCGGTCCGCAGGTCGTGGAGGGGTGGTACGGCCAGCCGTACCCGCGGCCGCTGGCCCGCACCCGGGAGTACATCGACATCATCCGCGCCGTCCTCGCCCGCACCGGCCCCGTCGAGTACGACGGCGCGTTCTACCAGCTGCCGCAGCGCGGCGGCACCGGCCTCGGCAAGCCGCTCAAGTCCACCGTCCACCCGCTGCGCGCCGACATCCCGATCTTCCTCGCCGCCGAGGGGCCGAAGAACGTGGCGCTGGCCGCCGAGATCGCCGACGGCTGGCTTCCGTTGTTCTTCTCCCCGAAGGCGGACGACTTCTACCGCGCCGCGCTGGCCGAAGGCTTCGCACGACCGGGCGCCCGCCGTAGTCCAGACGCGTTCGAGGTCGCCGCGACCGTGCCGATCGTCATCGACGACGATGTGGAGCGGGCGGCCGACCAGATCCGGCCGTTCGTCGCGCTGTACGTCGGCGGCATGGGTGCCAAGTCGGCCAACTTCCACCGGGACGTCATCGCCCGCCTCGGATACGAGCGGGAGTGCGACGTCATCACCGAGGCGTACCTGGCGGGCAACAAGCGGGAGGCCATCGCCGCCGTGCCGACCGCGCTGGTGGAGGACATCGCACTGATCGGGCCGGCCGCGAAGATCAAGGACGAGCTGCAGCGGTGGCGCGAGAGCGTGGTCACCACCCTGCTGGTCCAAGGCGGTCCGCAGCAGCTGCGCCAGATCGCGGAGCTGGTCACCTGA
- a CDS encoding nuclear transport factor 2 family protein, whose amino-acid sequence MTTVERFRVAVESRDLDAFDGLFSPDVRFFSPVKFTPIEGAQAIRGLLGVLLRTFEDFRYVGQLAGEAEIGTAGRPAGSHILIFRATVRGKQIHGIDLLQLGDDGLIEEFTVMVRPLSALTTLSEAVLAGLAADQISL is encoded by the coding sequence GTGACGACCGTCGAGCGGTTCCGTGTCGCCGTCGAGTCCCGAGACCTGGACGCGTTCGACGGGCTGTTCAGCCCCGACGTGCGTTTCTTCAGCCCGGTGAAGTTCACCCCGATCGAGGGGGCGCAGGCGATTCGCGGGCTCCTCGGCGTGCTCCTGCGCACCTTCGAGGACTTCCGCTACGTCGGGCAGTTGGCCGGCGAGGCCGAAATCGGCACGGCGGGCCGCCCGGCCGGCTCGCACATCCTGATCTTCCGCGCGACCGTGCGTGGCAAGCAGATCCACGGCATCGACCTGCTCCAGCTCGGCGACGACGGCTTGATCGAGGAGTTCACGGTCATGGTCCGTCCCCTGTCCGCCCTCACCACGCTCAGCGAGGCGGTCCTCGCCGGCCTCGCCGCCGACCAGATCTCCCTGTGA
- a CDS encoding PadR family transcriptional regulator has product MALRHAVLAALLDGEYSGYQLAKVFDVSLANFWYAVPQQLYAELAKLEREGLIVGRQVIQRERPNKRLFTVTDAGLAELAAFTATPSKPSSIREDLLVMVQAVDMLDPSPVIVQLEERAVAARAKVEIFDRMLQRLRGERDEETFLREGDRIGPYLTCLRGRRFEQENREWCEQAAALLRARAPLPR; this is encoded by the coding sequence ATGGCGCTGCGCCACGCGGTGTTGGCGGCGCTGCTCGACGGCGAGTACAGCGGGTACCAGCTGGCCAAGGTCTTCGACGTGTCACTGGCGAACTTCTGGTACGCGGTGCCTCAGCAGCTCTACGCCGAGCTGGCCAAGCTGGAGCGAGAGGGGCTGATCGTCGGCCGCCAGGTCATCCAGCGGGAGCGGCCCAACAAGCGACTGTTCACGGTCACCGACGCCGGCCTCGCGGAGCTGGCCGCGTTCACCGCGACGCCGTCGAAGCCATCGTCCATCCGGGAAGACCTGCTCGTCATGGTCCAGGCCGTCGACATGCTGGACCCGTCGCCGGTCATCGTCCAGCTCGAGGAGCGCGCGGTCGCGGCGCGGGCGAAGGTGGAGATCTTCGATCGGATGCTGCAGCGGCTGCGTGGCGAGCGGGACGAGGAGACGTTCCTGCGCGAGGGCGACCGGATCGGGCCGTACCTGACGTGTCTGCGCGGCCGTCGGTTCGAGCAGGAGAACCGCGAGTGGTGTGAACAGGCGGCGGCGCTGTTGCGCGCCCGGGCGCCGCTGCCCCGCTGA
- a CDS encoding VOC family protein, with translation MERVRGIGGYFLRAADPVALVAWYRDCLGLDADEHGLWRQEAGPTVFATFESETDYFGSRAQQTMLNFRVRDLDAMLAQLRAKGADVADETQDMEGVGRFGWVTDPEGNRIELWQPA, from the coding sequence ATGGAACGTGTGCGTGGAATCGGCGGCTACTTCCTGCGGGCCGCCGACCCGGTGGCCCTGGTCGCCTGGTATCGCGATTGCCTGGGCCTGGACGCCGACGAGCACGGCCTGTGGCGTCAGGAGGCGGGGCCGACGGTGTTCGCGACGTTCGAGTCCGAGACCGACTACTTCGGGTCCCGCGCCCAGCAGACCATGCTCAACTTCCGGGTCCGCGACCTGGACGCGATGCTGGCACAACTGCGCGCCAAGGGAGCGGACGTGGCCGACGAGACACAGGACATGGAGGGTGTCGGTCGATTCGGCTGGGTCACCGATCCCGAGGGCAATCGAATCGAGCTGTGGCAGCCCGCCTGA
- a CDS encoding alpha/beta hydrolase, which translates to MSEMSPPHSRRKFLSTSAAAIGAATAGSFGLLSASAAEAEPRRGWPAGGGVTGLGGVSQAPHLPPGFTKTFTSRFVHANGLRQHVVIGGDGPPLLLVHGWPETWYAWRLLMPALAKDFTVIAVDQRGIGLTDKPQDGYDSATLANDLVALMDALGHQRFAVVGHDTGMPIAYALAADHPQRVDRFVVAEAPLPGVSDSPPVFGSPAWLNDRVWHIGFNRLTEVNELLVRGREDIFFGYEFEINAKKKLPDHAVRYYIRLLASHRDALRGSFNLYRALDTTLAQNVERQKAGRLTIPVLAVGGAASIADGAGTTMERVADDVQTLVIPDCGHWVAEEAPEEMLTALTAFLAPYRERR; encoded by the coding sequence ATGTCGGAAATGTCTCCGCCGCACTCTCGACGGAAATTTCTCTCCACCTCTGCCGCCGCGATAGGCGCAGCGACCGCTGGATCCTTCGGTCTGCTCTCCGCCTCGGCAGCCGAAGCAGAACCCCGCCGCGGATGGCCGGCAGGCGGCGGCGTCACCGGTCTCGGCGGCGTCTCGCAGGCGCCACACCTGCCGCCGGGATTCACCAAGACCTTCACCAGCCGGTTCGTCCACGCCAACGGCCTGCGCCAGCACGTGGTCATCGGAGGCGACGGGCCGCCGCTGCTGCTGGTGCACGGCTGGCCCGAGACCTGGTACGCCTGGCGCCTGCTGATGCCCGCGCTGGCCAAGGACTTCACCGTCATCGCGGTCGACCAGCGCGGCATCGGTCTGACCGACAAGCCGCAGGACGGGTACGACAGCGCGACCCTCGCCAACGACCTGGTCGCGCTGATGGACGCGCTCGGCCACCAGCGGTTCGCCGTGGTCGGCCACGACACCGGAATGCCCATCGCGTACGCCCTGGCCGCGGATCACCCGCAGCGGGTCGACCGCTTCGTCGTCGCCGAGGCTCCCCTCCCGGGCGTGAGTGACTCACCGCCGGTGTTCGGCAGCCCCGCGTGGCTCAACGACCGGGTGTGGCACATCGGCTTCAACCGGCTCACCGAGGTGAACGAGCTGCTCGTCAGGGGACGGGAGGACATCTTCTTCGGGTACGAGTTCGAGATCAACGCCAAGAAGAAGCTGCCCGACCACGCCGTCAGGTACTACATCCGCCTCCTTGCCTCCCACCGCGACGCGCTCCGCGGCAGCTTCAACCTCTACCGCGCACTCGACACCACACTGGCGCAGAACGTGGAGCGCCAGAAGGCCGGCCGACTGACCATCCCCGTGCTGGCGGTCGGCGGAGCGGCAAGCATCGCCGATGGGGCGGGGACCACGATGGAGCGGGTCGCGGACGACGTACAGACCCTGGTCATCCCCGACTGCGGTCACTGGGTCGCCGAAGAGGCCCCCGAGGAGATGCTGACGGCACTGACCGCGTTCCTGGCCCCGTACCGCGAACGTCGGTGA